The uncultured Methanobrevibacter sp. genome includes a window with the following:
- the rhuM gene encoding RhuM family protein, translated as MVKYKLVDTLLYQSEEGAVEGKFIIGEDTMWTSRKIVSEIFGTTGQNISDHFRNIVNEGELEEKEVSITSKELFKDDLEFSKDFLQNSKKGGRPQIWYNLDAIISIGYRINSKEATNFRKWSRDILKQYMRKGFVINKELLINGGRFTEEYFEELVDVIREIRSSERKVYEKVTDLFATAYDYNKNAQITREFYSKVQNKLHYAVVGLTAPEIIYERASSEKEHMGLTTWSKAPDGKILLRDAKVAKNYLTEKELKTLNRVVSMYLDYAEDRAERQIPMSMKDWAERLDKFLEFYEYSVLKGKGKISRKEVDEFVKLEYEKFRPVQDKLFKSDYNKFDEETKKFLV; from the coding sequence ATGGTAAAATATAAATTGGTAGATACGCTTTTGTATCAAAGCGAAGAAGGTGCAGTTGAAGGAAAATTCATCATTGGTGAAGATACAATGTGGACCAGTAGAAAAATTGTTTCTGAGATTTTTGGAACCACTGGGCAAAATATTTCTGATCATTTTAGGAATATTGTTAATGAAGGAGAGCTTGAAGAAAAAGAAGTAAGCATAACCTCTAAAGAGCTATTTAAAGATGATTTGGAGTTTAGCAAGGATTTCTTGCAAAACTCTAAAAAAGGAGGTAGACCTCAAATATGGTATAATCTTGATGCAATTATCTCAATCGGATATAGGATCAATTCAAAAGAGGCAACAAACTTTCGTAAATGGTCTAGAGATATTTTAAAGCAATATATGAGAAAAGGTTTTGTAATCAATAAGGAGCTTTTGATAAATGGTGGAAGGTTCACTGAGGAATACTTTGAAGAACTGGTTGACGTAATCCGTGAAATCAGATCTTCTGAACGCAAAGTGTACGAGAAAGTCACTGATCTGTTTGCTACTGCATATGATTACAATAAAAATGCTCAAATTACTAGAGAGTTCTATTCTAAAGTTCAAAACAAGTTGCATTATGCTGTTGTTGGTCTTACTGCTCCTGAAATAATCTATGAAAGAGCTAGCAGTGAAAAAGAGCACATGGGTTTAACTACCTGGTCTAAGGCTCCTGACGGAAAAATATTGCTGAGGGATGCAAAAGTAGCTAAAAATTACTTAACTGAAAAAGAGTTAAAAACTCTAAATCGTGTTGTAAGCATGTATCTTGATTATGCAGAAGACAGGGCTGAACGTCAAATTCCAATGAGCATGAAAGATTGGGCTGAAAGACTGGATAAGTTTTTGGAGTTCTATGAATACTCAGTTTTAAAAGGTAAAGGAAAAATTTCAAGAAAAGAAGTTGATGAGTTTGTTAAATTGGAATATGAAAAATTCAGACCTGTTCAGGATAAACTCTTCAAGTCAGATTATAATAAATTTGATGAGGAAACTAAAAAGTTTTTAGTATAA
- a CDS encoding shikimate dehydrogenase: MNIKGSTNIVGLIGHPVEHSFSPPMHNAAFKALDMDYAYVAFDVDPSDLKSAIEGAQSLNIKGFNVTIPHKIEVMQYLDELDEVAELIGAVNTIDFKNLKGYNTDGIGAIKAIEAVSPVKDKNVIVAGAGGASRAISFYLAKYGASSITVLNRNEDKAQSLAGDILASDLIDDVKADSISKISSCLKDADILVNTTPLGMHPNVDGSVASSDDMHENLVVFDAVYNPHETLLLKEAAKAGAKPVYGIKMLLYQGAESFKIWTGSEPPIDVMENALKQYLGR, translated from the coding sequence ATGAATATTAAAGGTAGTACAAATATTGTAGGTTTGATAGGCCATCCTGTAGAGCATAGCTTCTCGCCGCCAATGCACAATGCTGCATTCAAAGCTTTGGATATGGACTATGCGTATGTTGCATTTGATGTTGATCCTTCAGATTTAAAATCAGCTATTGAAGGGGCTCAGTCATTAAATATCAAAGGTTTCAATGTCACTATTCCTCACAAAATTGAAGTAATGCAGTATCTGGATGAACTGGATGAGGTCGCTGAACTGATTGGTGCGGTAAATACGATTGATTTTAAAAATCTGAAAGGATATAATACAGATGGAATCGGCGCTATAAAGGCTATTGAAGCGGTAAGTCCTGTTAAAGATAAGAACGTTATAGTTGCAGGTGCTGGAGGAGCTTCAAGAGCAATATCCTTTTACCTTGCAAAGTATGGTGCCAGTTCAATAACAGTTTTGAATAGAAATGAGGATAAGGCGCAGAGTTTAGCCGGTGACATTCTGGCATCCGATTTGATAGATGATGTAAAAGCAGATTCAATTTCTAAAATTTCAAGCTGCTTAAAAGATGCAGATATTCTGGTCAATACAACTCCTTTGGGCATGCATCCCAACGTTGATGGATCTGTTGCCTCATCAGATGATATGCATGAAAATCTGGTTGTATTTGATGCTGTTTATAATCCTCATGAAACATTACTTTTAAAAGAGGCTGCAAAAGCAGGTGCAAAACCTGTTTACGGAATTAAAATGCTACTTTATCAGGGAGCAGAAAGCTTTAAAATTTGGACAGGCAGTGAACCTCCAATTGATGTAATGGAAAATGCTTTAAAACAATATTTGGGAAGATAA
- a CDS encoding ATPase, producing MDLMFDISALTQEEEKFSTSKKDVLKYLKIIGVDTRFISYTPQKIYINSLRFSKFSRTREKTFYKQYPDIEIVRNTLFQKICSKSAKLLTLEIKPNSTILMPEDNFICELILEPYTRKYGVNLVYEGDYDLKVNPLILDDKVNTIFEGIFNGEGLKLIESADEIYPLANVSLEWINSFLEMDGQDLIKKENGNELANSFSEFLEDVAPQFRENVVSASEFIDEKLSKEE from the coding sequence ATGGATTTAATGTTTGATATATCTGCTTTAACTCAGGAAGAGGAAAAATTTTCAACATCAAAAAAAGATGTACTGAAATACTTGAAAATAATAGGTGTAGATACTCGTTTTATTTCATACACTCCTCAAAAAATCTACATTAATTCCTTAAGGTTTTCCAAGTTTTCAAGAACTCGTGAAAAAACATTTTATAAGCAGTATCCTGATATCGAAATAGTGAGAAATACTCTGTTTCAAAAAATATGCTCCAAATCAGCCAAATTGCTTACACTGGAAATCAAGCCTAACTCAACAATACTGATGCCTGAGGATAACTTTATCTGTGAACTGATATTGGAGCCTTACACCAGAAAATATGGTGTTAATCTTGTTTATGAAGGGGATTATGATTTAAAGGTCAATCCGTTAATTCTGGATGATAAGGTCAATACAATCTTTGAAGGAATTTTCAACGGTGAAGGTCTGAAGTTAATTGAAAGTGCTGATGAAATCTATCCTCTCGCTAACGTTTCTCTGGAATGGATCAATTCCTTTTTAGAGATGGACGGCCAGGATTTAATTAAAAAAGAAAATGGAAATGAATTGGCGAATTCATTTTCCGAATTTTTAGAAGATGTCGCACCACAGTTCAGGGAAAATGTGGTCAGCGCTTCCGAGTTCATTGATGAAAAGCTGTCAAAAGAAGAGTAA
- a CDS encoding winged helix-turn-helix transcriptional regulator, producing MKALKGNLKIPSEIAKETGILTNHMSNTLRQLKEHDLAECVNPQSKKGRLYRLTPKGEELMRHIDSIMNR from the coding sequence ATGAAGGCATTAAAGGGTAATTTGAAAATTCCCTCCGAGATTGCAAAGGAAACAGGAATACTGACAAACCACATGTCCAACACCCTCAGACAGCTGAAAGAACATGACCTTGCCGAATGCGTTAATCCCCAATCAAAAAAAGGCAGGCTGTACAGATTAACACCAAAAGGTGAAGAGTTAATGAGACATATCGACAGTATAATGAACCGTTAA
- a CDS encoding replication factor C large subunit codes for MLWTDKYRPQTLDEVVGNNKEKKIIQDWVGKWKSGNPQKPLLLVGPPGIGKTTLALVIAKEFSEHIELNASDKRSQDALKSTIGESSSSRSLFGDEYKLIIMDEVDGIHGTNDRGGVRAIGEIIKNSKHPMILMANDFYSKRLQSIKPKCTVIKMPKIRSPSIRKALKEIAQKEGIKANPKALDLISKKSNGDMRSAINTLQALSDKDEVLEPRDVENLRTKDDRSDIFNAITGVLKSKNPVHVREALRVDEDPTLVMEYIAENIPREYTNKNEIKKAYENIANADLYFGRARSSRNYGYWKYASDFMGIGVSSSKKETYKKFSKIQTPTIFTLMGRNRGKRNLRDGIAEKMSEKMHISHAIAISMFPYLEIMFQNDELAWEISDFLDLEDNEIKRFRKKKIPKKVVTKMEKQKAQMRVEERDRRFEELQNQIMNAPEEIIIEEAEEELPFEIEGTEEEIPAEDAGEEKSEAEELPFEIEENEEETPAEEVSEEKSEEKKDKKKTDKQVSLFSF; via the coding sequence ATGTTATGGACTGACAAATACCGACCGCAGACTTTAGATGAAGTGGTAGGTAACAATAAAGAGAAAAAGATAATCCAGGACTGGGTTGGAAAATGGAAAAGCGGAAATCCCCAAAAGCCGCTCCTTTTAGTTGGACCACCAGGTATTGGAAAAACCACACTCGCACTCGTTATTGCAAAAGAATTTTCAGAACATATTGAGCTTAATGCAAGTGACAAGCGTTCACAGGATGCTTTAAAAAGCACAATCGGAGAGTCATCCTCTTCAAGGTCACTGTTTGGAGATGAATACAAACTGATTATAATGGACGAAGTGGACGGTATCCACGGAACAAATGACCGTGGAGGAGTAAGAGCCATAGGAGAGATTATTAAAAATTCCAAACATCCCATGATTTTGATGGCTAATGATTTCTACTCAAAACGTCTCCAATCAATCAAACCAAAATGTACTGTAATTAAAATGCCAAAAATAAGAAGTCCGAGTATCAGAAAAGCTTTAAAGGAGATTGCTCAAAAAGAAGGAATTAAAGCCAATCCTAAAGCTTTGGATTTGATTTCTAAAAAATCAAACGGAGACATGCGTTCTGCAATCAATACCCTGCAGGCCTTATCCGACAAGGACGAAGTTTTAGAGCCTAGAGATGTTGAAAATCTGCGTACCAAAGATGACAGATCAGATATTTTCAACGCAATAACCGGCGTTTTAAAAAGTAAAAATCCTGTGCATGTAAGAGAAGCTTTAAGGGTTGATGAAGACCCTACACTGGTAATGGAATATATTGCTGAAAATATTCCTAGAGAATACACCAATAAAAACGAAATCAAAAAGGCCTATGAAAATATAGCCAATGCAGATTTATACTTTGGAAGAGCCAGAAGCAGCAGGAATTACGGTTACTGGAAATATGCAAGCGATTTTATGGGAATCGGAGTAAGTTCATCTAAAAAAGAAACCTACAAGAAATTCTCAAAAATCCAGACACCAACAATTTTCACATTAATGGGACGTAACCGTGGAAAAAGGAACCTTAGAGACGGAATTGCAGAGAAAATGTCTGAAAAAATGCACATTTCACATGCCATTGCAATTTCCATGTTTCCATATCTGGAAATCATGTTCCAGAATGATGAACTTGCATGGGAGATTTCAGACTTTCTTGATTTGGAAGACAATGAAATAAAAAGATTCAGGAAAAAGAAAATACCTAAAAAAGTCGTTACCAAAATGGAAAAGCAAAAGGCTCAGATGAGAGTTGAAGAACGTGACAGAAGATTTGAAGAGCTGCAAAATCAGATAATGAATGCTCCTGAAGAGATCATCATTGAAGAAGCTGAAGAAGAGCTTCCATTTGAAATTGAGGGAACCGAAGAAGAGATTCCTGCAGAAGATGCCGGTGAAGAAAAATCTGAAGCAGAAGAGCTTCCATTTGAAATTGAGGAAAACGAAGAAGAAACCCCTGCAGAAGAAGTTAGTGAAGAAAAATCTGAAGAGAAAAAAGATAAAAAGAAAACAGATAAGCAAGTCTCACTTTTCAGTTTTTAA
- a CDS encoding replication factor C small subunit, whose amino-acid sequence MSGPWVEKYRPQKLDDIVGQKQIITRLEKYVGEGSMPNLMFTGPAGVGKTTTALALAKSILGEYWRNNFLELNASDARGIDTVRDRIKSFCRLKPVGAPFRIIFLDEVDNMTKDAQHALRREMEMYTKTASFILSCNYSSKIIDPIQSRCAIFRFAPIKGEEITERLKYICESEGFEYDEKGIETIVYFAEGDMRKAVNVLQATTSEGEAVSEESVYEVVSKAKPQEISNMINKALVGDFLGARTLLRETMVLQGTSGEDMVSQIYQEVSKRVVEGKMEPDFYIELIESIADCDFRIREGANPRIQLEALLTKFI is encoded by the coding sequence ATGAGCGGACCATGGGTAGAAAAATATAGACCACAAAAATTAGACGACATTGTAGGACAAAAACAAATCATTACCAGACTTGAAAAATATGTAGGCGAAGGAAGCATGCCTAATTTAATGTTTACAGGACCTGCAGGTGTTGGAAAAACAACAACCGCACTTGCACTTGCTAAATCAATCTTAGGAGAATACTGGAGAAACAATTTCCTGGAACTTAATGCATCTGATGCAAGAGGAATTGATACCGTAAGGGATCGCATTAAAAGTTTCTGCAGACTGAAACCGGTTGGTGCTCCATTTAGAATAATCTTTTTGGATGAAGTAGACAACATGACCAAAGATGCACAGCACGCACTCAGACGTGAAATGGAAATGTATACAAAAACCGCTTCATTTATACTTTCATGTAATTACTCTTCAAAAATCATTGACCCTATCCAATCAAGATGTGCAATATTCAGATTCGCTCCAATAAAAGGTGAAGAAATAACTGAAAGACTGAAATACATTTGTGAGAGTGAAGGATTCGAATATGATGAGAAAGGTATTGAAACAATAGTCTATTTCGCTGAAGGAGATATGAGAAAAGCCGTAAATGTGCTGCAGGCAACCACATCAGAAGGTGAAGCAGTCAGTGAAGAATCCGTCTATGAAGTTGTTTCAAAAGCAAAACCTCAGGAAATATCAAACATGATAAATAAAGCCCTTGTTGGAGACTTTTTAGGAGCAAGAACCCTGTTAAGAGAAACAATGGTACTGCAGGGAACCAGCGGAGAAGATATGGTTAGTCAAATCTATCAGGAAGTTTCCAAAAGAGTTGTTGAAGGTAAAATGGAACCTGATTTTTATATTGAATTAATTGAATCAATAGCAGACTGTGATTTTAGAATAAGAGAAGGAGCAAATCCAAGAATCCAGCTTGAAGCTCTTTTAACTAAATTCATTTAA
- a CDS encoding zinc metalloprotease HtpX — translation MKGTWKLRLRMILTSVLMFTIIYFLIMLVARYLGIGTWRLYAGVSLVIVFLQYWFGPSLVKRSMNVRPLSEAEAPHIHKMVAELAQEAGVPKPEVGLSEINIPNAFAYGRTSRSGHIAITRPILGLLDYDELRAVLGHEMGHIKHNDMAVTAAVSVIPMICYYIALSFMFSGDSENGGGIIIGILGYVFYLVGQLLVLFISRTREYYADAASVEFGNRPAALVSALYKLSYGASRCSKETIDEVNTNRAFFVNDVNNARNDITDFQQIDFDGDGKITDEELRRLANSDVKISKKNGIMELFSTHPDSLKRVKRLAELEN, via the coding sequence ATGAAAGGCACATGGAAACTTAGGTTAAGAATGATTCTGACATCAGTACTGATGTTTACAATTATTTATTTCCTGATAATGCTTGTTGCGAGATACTTGGGAATAGGTACTTGGAGACTTTATGCTGGTGTGAGTTTAGTAATAGTATTTTTACAGTATTGGTTTGGTCCGTCATTAGTTAAACGTTCCATGAATGTAAGGCCGTTGTCCGAAGCGGAAGCTCCTCATATTCATAAAATGGTTGCAGAACTTGCCCAGGAAGCGGGAGTTCCAAAACCTGAAGTGGGATTGTCAGAAATAAATATCCCAAATGCATTCGCTTATGGGAGAACTAGCAGAAGTGGTCACATTGCAATAACTCGTCCGATTTTAGGCTTGCTTGACTATGATGAGCTTAGGGCAGTACTGGGCCACGAAATGGGTCATATCAAACACAATGATATGGCAGTGACTGCAGCAGTCAGCGTTATTCCGATGATTTGTTATTACATTGCATTGTCCTTTATGTTTTCAGGAGACAGCGAAAACGGCGGCGGAATAATAATTGGTATATTAGGTTATGTCTTTTATTTGGTCGGTCAATTGCTGGTGCTGTTTATTTCAAGAACAAGGGAATACTATGCTGATGCGGCAAGTGTGGAGTTCGGAAACCGTCCGGCAGCACTTGTATCAGCACTGTATAAATTGTCCTACGGTGCTTCAAGATGCAGCAAGGAAACAATTGATGAGGTAAATACCAACAGGGCATTCTTTGTAAATGATGTAAACAATGCAAGAAACGATATCACTGATTTCCAGCAGATAGACTTTGACGGCGATGGAAAAATAACTGATGAAGAACTGAGAAGATTAGCTAATTCAGATGTTAAAATTTCTAAGAAAAACGGAATCATGGAGCTCTTTTCTACTCATCCTGATTCCCTAAAAAGAGTAAAAAGATTAGCGGAACTTGAAAATTAG
- a CDS encoding tRNA (adenine-N1)-methyltransferase — protein sequence MKMILDERGKKYVLKPGEEFQSDLGIVKAEVLDNAKVGDEVKSHLDHTFKIMKPNINDFIDIMDRRCSILLQKDIGQVLAHTGLGAGSRVVDAGTGAGAIALNFGNVAGPEGEVFTYEIREDFAEVARKNIERFGITNITVKNQNIKDGIDEDNIDLVFLDLPKPFEIFEDVLESLNVGGWLCVYAPYIDQAEISYRIAKKLGFYDIDIVEILERGLEVRTQGVRPKTRMVGHSGYLVFARKL from the coding sequence ATGAAGATGATTTTAGATGAACGTGGAAAAAAATATGTTTTAAAACCTGGAGAGGAATTTCAAAGTGACCTTGGCATTGTCAAAGCTGAAGTTTTGGATAACGCTAAAGTAGGTGATGAGGTTAAAAGCCACCTTGACCACACATTTAAAATCATGAAACCTAACATCAACGATTTCATTGATATAATGGACAGACGATGTTCAATACTTCTTCAAAAGGATATTGGACAGGTCTTGGCCCATACTGGTTTGGGAGCTGGGTCACGTGTAGTTGATGCGGGAACCGGTGCAGGTGCAATCGCTCTTAATTTTGGAAATGTTGCAGGTCCTGAAGGTGAGGTATTTACCTATGAGATAAGGGAAGACTTTGCTGAAGTTGCCCGTAAAAACATTGAAAGATTTGGAATTACCAACATCACAGTTAAGAACCAGAATATTAAGGATGGAATTGATGAAGATAACATCGATTTGGTATTTCTTGATTTGCCGAAGCCTTTTGAAATATTTGAAGATGTATTAGAATCCTTGAATGTTGGGGGATGGCTGTGCGTTTACGCTCCATATATTGATCAGGCTGAAATCTCATATAGGATAGCTAAAAAACTTGGATTTTATGACATTGACATTGTTGAAATCCTCGAAAGAGGCCTTGAGGTCAGAACTCAGGGTGTCAGGCCGAAAACACGTATGGTCGGCCACAGCGGTTATCTTGTATTTGCAAGGAAATTATAA
- a CDS encoding acyltransferase gives MSKTRIQWIDLVRAIAILTVLFVHASDGIFIISSDAILNFTFTSRIFEFVALFIGRIGVPFFLMITGYLLLDRTYDDEKVKRFWTKNVRDLIIVTVVWSALYAISLQFITVFYDVVNPGEAGNLFYSHMWYMPMIIGMYLSIPFVTSALKHYDVKTINNATVVFALLAFLLPFITTLLDMNGIQNVNIQYCLGFSGGVYGIYILLGYLVKKGYFKKYSSASMGLLAIVSFIICVAFQYYAFLKGYNFFLWYEFPFILTGSFALFELCSRMKTVRAYRGVQFLSKYSFAVFLIHNLFRFPLLPFIVYLPFTEPVKALILWVLLIVLSYAAAVIIYRIPRLGKFVLYMR, from the coding sequence ATGAGTAAAACTAGAATTCAGTGGATTGATCTGGTACGTGCAATAGCAATTTTAACTGTATTGTTTGTTCATGCATCCGATGGGATTTTTATAATATCTTCAGACGCTATTTTAAATTTTACATTTACTTCAAGGATTTTTGAATTCGTTGCATTATTTATTGGACGTATTGGTGTTCCGTTCTTTTTAATGATTACAGGTTATCTGTTGTTGGACAGGACTTATGATGATGAGAAGGTTAAAAGGTTCTGGACAAAAAACGTAAGGGATTTGATAATTGTTACAGTAGTATGGTCAGCTCTTTATGCTATCAGTCTACAGTTCATTACAGTATTCTATGATGTTGTAAATCCAGGTGAAGCCGGAAACCTGTTCTATTCTCACATGTGGTATATGCCGATGATTATTGGAATGTATCTTTCAATTCCGTTTGTAACAAGTGCTCTTAAACATTATGATGTTAAGACTATTAACAATGCAACAGTTGTATTTGCACTTTTAGCATTCTTGCTACCATTTATTACAACATTATTGGACATGAACGGTATTCAAAACGTAAATATTCAATACTGTCTCGGTTTCAGTGGAGGAGTTTACGGAATATATATTCTTTTAGGATATCTGGTTAAAAAAGGATACTTTAAGAAGTATTCATCTGCAAGTATGGGGCTTTTGGCTATAGTTTCATTTATAATCTGTGTAGCGTTCCAGTACTATGCATTTTTAAAAGGATATAACTTTTTCCTCTGGTATGAATTCCCATTCATTTTAACCGGTTCATTTGCATTATTTGAGTTATGTTCAAGAATGAAAACAGTAAGGGCGTATAGGGGTGTTCAATTCTTATCCAAATACTCATTTGCAGTATTCCTGATACATAACTTATTCAGATTCCCATTATTGCCTTTCATTGTTTATTTGCCGTTCACAGAACCTGTAAAAGCCTTAATTCTTTGGGTTTTATTAATAGTGCTCAGTTATGCTGCGGCAGTTATTATCTATAGAATCCCAAGACTTGGAAAATTCGTATTGTATATGAGATAA
- a CDS encoding alpha/beta hydrolase fold domain-containing protein, with product MGKSFIAKIEEKILKFTKPDYMTSQEKIDSYLLEKSRKTEETVKSSFKSTDFNGMQVFTFGEIESKNTILFIHGGAYVNEINYQHFLFCSLMSKRLDAYVLAPVYPLAPLHEAEESFEKITELYKHMLGFDSKITLMGDSAGGGFILSFCQFIKTIGLPQPEHIITFSPWVDISMSNTPYDDEDDPILGEIGLRQIGKSWAGKLDTRDYKVSPLFGDVTGQAPTLIFAGDNEIFYKDIILYVEKLKKSNVNVRFIAGEGLFHIYPLFPIPEAKKAFKEIKKEIMD from the coding sequence ATGGGCAAATCATTTATTGCAAAAATCGAAGAAAAAATTTTGAAATTTACAAAACCTGATTATATGACTTCACAGGAAAAAATAGACTCCTATCTACTTGAAAAGTCAAGAAAAACTGAGGAGACTGTGAAATCCAGTTTTAAAAGTACTGACTTTAATGGAATGCAGGTATTTACCTTTGGAGAGATAGAGTCAAAAAACACCATTCTTTTCATTCACGGCGGAGCATATGTTAATGAAATAAATTATCAGCACTTCCTTTTCTGCAGTTTAATGTCAAAAAGACTTGATGCATATGTACTTGCCCCGGTATATCCTCTTGCGCCGTTGCATGAAGCAGAAGAAAGTTTTGAAAAAATTACAGAACTGTATAAACACATGCTTGGTTTTGACTCCAAAATAACATTGATGGGCGATTCTGCAGGAGGCGGATTTATTTTATCATTCTGCCAGTTTATAAAAACAATCGGGCTTCCTCAGCCGGAACACATCATTACATTTTCCCCATGGGTGGACATTTCAATGAGCAATACTCCATATGATGATGAAGATGATCCGATACTGGGAGAAATAGGCCTTAGGCAAATCGGCAAGTCATGGGCAGGAAAACTGGACACCCGTGACTATAAAGTAAGTCCCCTTTTCGGTGATGTAACCGGTCAGGCCCCAACTTTAATCTTTGCAGGAGATAACGAAATATTTTATAAGGACATCATATTATATGTTGAAAAACTTAAAAAAAGCAACGTTAACGTCAGATTCATTGCAGGTGAAGGACTGTTCCACATCTATCCTCTTTTCCCAATACCTGAGGCAAAAAAAGCGTTTAAAGAAATAAAAAAAGAGATAATGGATTAA
- a CDS encoding ATP-binding protein, which yields MDSLKLNLDVKEIYKLKEFIEKIIQKKDFKVDLIVEEIFVNIVNYSNADYVHINADYDDQTLTIEFVDNGMEFDPTLSEGPQKPDSIEDARIGGLGIFLSKQLADDLDYQYVNGENHLKIIKTVE from the coding sequence ATGGACTCATTAAAACTAAATTTGGATGTTAAAGAAATCTATAAATTAAAAGAGTTTATAGAAAAAATCATTCAAAAAAAGGATTTTAAAGTAGATTTGATAGTTGAGGAGATATTTGTAAATATTGTTAACTATTCTAATGCGGATTATGTTCATATTAATGCTGATTATGATGACCAGACATTGACAATTGAATTTGTTGATAACGGAATGGAATTTGACCCTACATTGTCTGAAGGTCCTCAAAAGCCTGACAGCATTGAGGATGCACGTATAGGGGGTCTTGGAATATTTTTATCAAAACAGCTTGCTGATGATTTGGATTATCAGTATGTCAATGGCGAGAATCACTTAAAAATTATTAAAACAGTGGAATAA